One window of the Phoenix dactylifera cultivar Barhee BC4 unplaced genomic scaffold, palm_55x_up_171113_PBpolish2nd_filt_p 002606F, whole genome shotgun sequence genome contains the following:
- the LOC120103690 gene encoding 50S ribosomal protein 5 alpha, chloroplastic-like isoform X1, whose protein sequence is MALLLPSLSFLPPSSPSCLWAPSIPIKANPCKISGCFALRLHQKGLFQRRSLNGVSIPAPFPFGEKRSLITRASSETDGNDGSELVPPSEGAAEAISVENLPLESKLQMMLEQKRRMKLAKKIRLRRKRLVRKRRMRKKGRWPPSKMKKNKNV, encoded by the exons ATggctctcctcctcccttctctctccttccttcctccctcttctccttcttgtcTCTGGGCTCCTTCTATTCCCATCAAAGCTAATCCATGTAAAATCTCTGGGTGTTTCG CATTGAGGTTGCACCAGAAAGGCCTCTTTCAAAGGAGGTCTTTAAATGGAGTCAGCATTCCTGCTCCTTTTCCTTTTGGGGAGAAGAGGTCACTGATCACTCGTGCTTCCTCAGAGACTGATGGAAATGATGGAAGTGAACTTGTTCCACCATCTGAAGGGGCAGCAGAGGCTATATCAGTGGAGAACCTTCCTTTGGAGTCAAAATTGCAGATGATGCTTGAGCAGAAGAGAAGGATGAAGCTGGCCAAGAAGATAAGGCTTCGCAGGAAGAGGCTTGTACGGAAGCGGCGGATGAGGAAGAAGGGCAGATGGCCACCatcgaagatgaagaagaacaagaatgtcTGA
- the LOC120103690 gene encoding 50S ribosomal protein 5 alpha, chloroplastic-like isoform X2: MALLLPSLSFLPPSSPSCLWAPSIPIKANPSLRLHQKGLFQRRSLNGVSIPAPFPFGEKRSLITRASSETDGNDGSELVPPSEGAAEAISVENLPLESKLQMMLEQKRRMKLAKKIRLRRKRLVRKRRMRKKGRWPPSKMKKNKNV; the protein is encoded by the exons ATggctctcctcctcccttctctctccttccttcctccctcttctccttcttgtcTCTGGGCTCCTTCTATTCCCATCAAAGCTAATCCAT CATTGAGGTTGCACCAGAAAGGCCTCTTTCAAAGGAGGTCTTTAAATGGAGTCAGCATTCCTGCTCCTTTTCCTTTTGGGGAGAAGAGGTCACTGATCACTCGTGCTTCCTCAGAGACTGATGGAAATGATGGAAGTGAACTTGTTCCACCATCTGAAGGGGCAGCAGAGGCTATATCAGTGGAGAACCTTCCTTTGGAGTCAAAATTGCAGATGATGCTTGAGCAGAAGAGAAGGATGAAGCTGGCCAAGAAGATAAGGCTTCGCAGGAAGAGGCTTGTACGGAAGCGGCGGATGAGGAAGAAGGGCAGATGGCCACCatcgaagatgaagaagaacaagaatgtcTGA